One region of Exiguobacterium acetylicum genomic DNA includes:
- a CDS encoding methyl-accepting chemotaxis protein → MNETLPRPLRSPAILSSLEANVAMIYFDRQRRVVDVNDLFAKTMKYKRDEMIGLQHHTFCTPEFANSREYQDFWTRLFSGFSTADKIKRVDARGDILWLEATYMPIFEGEEVVGVVKIASNITDRIDRVQGYAKSFQTLAEGLNLQSVHGSKEGNQLQETMTTIASETAENQQTFETLYDQAIEITKIADTIKEIAARTNLLSLNAAIEAARAGEHGKGFTVVASEVKNLSDLVGSAVVEVRTNTETMNRQIMAMMKKIEASHLEVASSLATVKETMQRFTAIEEVARQLEQQTEDFRSFI, encoded by the coding sequence ATGAATGAAACCTTACCGAGACCATTACGCTCTCCAGCAATTTTGTCGAGCCTGGAAGCAAACGTCGCGATGATCTATTTTGATCGCCAACGACGTGTCGTCGACGTCAATGACTTGTTTGCGAAAACGATGAAGTATAAACGGGACGAGATGATTGGCTTACAGCACCATACGTTTTGTACACCAGAATTCGCGAACAGCCGTGAGTATCAAGACTTTTGGACACGCCTGTTTTCGGGCTTCAGTACAGCGGATAAAATCAAACGAGTCGATGCCCGGGGCGACATCTTGTGGCTTGAAGCAACCTACATGCCGATCTTTGAGGGAGAAGAAGTCGTCGGCGTCGTCAAGATCGCGAGTAACATCACGGACCGGATTGACCGGGTACAAGGATATGCAAAAAGCTTCCAGACGCTTGCTGAGGGATTGAATTTGCAATCGGTTCATGGATCGAAAGAGGGCAACCAGCTTCAAGAGACGATGACTACGATCGCGAGTGAAACGGCAGAAAACCAACAGACGTTCGAAACGCTGTATGACCAAGCCATCGAGATCACAAAGATTGCTGATACGATCAAGGAGATTGCTGCCCGGACGAACCTGTTGTCACTGAACGCGGCAATCGAAGCGGCACGGGCTGGAGAACACGGTAAAGGCTTCACCGTCGTTGCCAGTGAAGTCAAAAACTTATCGGATTTAGTCGGCAGTGCAGTTGTCGAAGTACGCACGAATACGGAAACGATGAACCGTCAAATCATGGCGATGATGAAAAAGATTGAAGCGTCCCATCTCGAAGTTGCGTCGAGCCTTGCGACGGTAAAAGAAACGATGCAACGCTTTACCGCAATCGAAGAGGTCGCACGACAACTCGAGCAGCAAACCGAGGATTTTCGGTCGTTTATTTAA